One Carya illinoinensis cultivar Pawnee chromosome 5, C.illinoinensisPawnee_v1, whole genome shotgun sequence genomic window, TTAAGAAGCTTATAACTACATTTAGTTGTATCCAAACTTTACACTTACTACTATAAGAAAACTAGTATCCAAACTTCAcacttgttttttaaaaatctgtCAGGCTTTGTTGGAGAATAAAGGTCTCCCAGTTATAGTTGGAATTGGTAATGAGTTGGCTTAATCTTTCTTTTCCCCCCCTTCCCCTCTTGATTAAGTTACTTTTCAAGGTGGCTCAACTTGTTTCAGCTCTGAGATGTTTTTTTACTGTGTCTTTGCCATTGTCAATGTTGCAGGTGGTCCAAGTGGGTCTGGGAAGACTAGTTTGGCTCATAAAATGGCAAACATTGTTGGCTGTGAAGTAGTTTCCCTTGAAAGCTATTATAAATCTGAACAAGTGAAGGATTTTAAGTATGATGACTTCAGCTCTCTTGACTTATCTTTACTTTCAAAGGTAAGGCGTCAGTTTCATTCATCAAGCTGTTTTAACTTAAAACAATTAGATTGGAAGCAGTTTTGCCCAACTGAGATCTGGCtaaataaatatgttaaaaaatattagatgatAGCAGGTTTTATAGTCAAGTTTGTGACACTTGTGTGACTGTCTATCTATTTGTGGCTGGCCTTATTATCATCAATCTATTGTAGGGCAAGAGCCTTTCTTATTTCTAGCCCCTGAAATTGATTGTGCTTTGTTCACTCATTCTGTTGTGCTAACGTTCAAAAAATCAGAGAAAGCTAGATAAAGTCACGCTATTAAGTGCTGCTATCTATGTGTAAAGGGAGTTTAATATGCTTTTTCTGTTCTGCCACCGAAGTTTCTCTCCAAATACGCCACTCGACACATAAAGGAGCTAGCCttcaaacttccaaaatatTATGAGGCCCCGTCCTCTCCAACCCACCAACAACTCTCTCGCTGTTCTAGGCATAACccaatcaacaccaaactactTGTAGAGCAAACTCCATGACTCTCTTGCTACTTCACAATGCATAAGAAGATGATTGATGGACTCCCCACTTTTCATatacatacaacaccaatccactACAATGAGGTTGAATTTATTTGGGGCTTTTGCTTAGGAGACTATCCTTAGGTGGAAGACCACGGGCACATTGGTGGGGCTTCTTGTGGATTCACAATCGGTGCTTATGCTTTGAAAAGGGAAGCTATCGCACCTTTTTTGGTCACTGGCTTTTTGCCACTTTTATGAACTGGCCTGGGGTTTTGTTGTAGCTTTGGATAAGTGGTTTAAGGCTTGCTTCTCAAAGTTGCCATAGCTTCTCATATTAATGAATTTCTTGGAATCCTGAATTGCCCTTAGTCCACACAAAAGATCAGGATAATGACCAGATATAAACCTCAGATCTTCCATTTTCTCCTATCGCAAgattaaactttattttttaatatccttgggtgtccgggccagcttgtgcgcacctcgactaatcccacaGGGTCCTAAAGTTAACGGCCAGGTAAATCTCCAGTGGCCCTAAGGGGACTCGATCTAGTGACCATTGAAgagcaaacccaaggcctgacCAATTGAGCTACCTCTCAAGGTTGCAAGATTAAGCTTTTTGATCTTTACTTTCTATATTTAGGTGTATCTGATGTATACTTCTCATGTACTTGGATAGTATCTTTTGGCTCTTTAATAAAGGCTATATTATTAAAAGTTTGCCTTTTCCAACACCAACCACTTGACTGTAGAAGCAGTTTTCTAGTAGCTTCCTGAACAACAACCTCTTATAGCAGCTTTCTGAAAGTTACAACAACAGCTTTCAAGAAGCTATataacttctttattttttttttctttttcgctATTTGGTCAGTATCAGTCTATGATGTTGTGGTCCTAACGTTGTATCTGATGTTACATGTGTTTTTTTTACTCCATTTTATTATCCCATATTCACActgtattttcatttatttcttttttttttttattaaaaaaatttggtaGCAATAAATAATTTGTTCTGTAGTTTTCTAAATCATTGAAGATTTATTTGATAAATCCTTGACTTCTGCAAGTTGAAATATCAACCATTTATGCCTATTCGCTTCTTTATTCCTTGTATTAGCATCCTTATTCTTATGATTCACTGGCGCAGAATATTGGTGATATAAGAAATGGTCGAAGAACAAAAGTGCCCACATTTGACTTGGAGACTGGTGCTCGGAGTGGCTTCAAAGAACTTGAAGTTTCTGAAGATTGTGGAGTGGTATCTAATCAAACCTGTTTTGGATTCCTCATATCAATTACTTCTCTGGAtttattactcataaaaaaaaaaaattacttctcTGGATTTATGTTTCATTTAACATGTAATATTGTAAGAGAGAGGCTGATAGTTGGCAGTTCATTCCTTGAGTTGGCATCTATACACatatgtttaatattttataatgggAATCAGTTCATGAGGAGCCTAAGGCTCCCTCTCTTAGCTATGGAGATGATAAGATAGAAGAAACCAAAGGAAGGGTGCAAGTTTCTATTCCATGGTTTTCAACATTAAGACGAGGAGGGGAGAACTGAGGCTGGAGGAGCACCTAGGTCTTTGCTGGTTCTTGATCATAAAGAGAAACGTAGATAACTGAGGAAGGAAGAAGGAAGGTAGAAAGGAAAGGTGGCCAGGGGAAATCGATAGAATGTAGAAGTAACTGGGATATTTTGGGGACATTGGTGCACCTTCTAGATTCAAAGTACCAAATGGCCCTCCGAAAGGtcgttttaaattttaatctgCAAAATATTGTTCACTAATGGTCCTATCAGATACCTCCTAAGGATTTGTGAAGTTTGGTTTCTAGTTGCTACCAAATTTTATGCTTATGCATAAGCATATAGGAAGAATCTTTCTTAAGACGTGAGGAAGGCATGCCATGTCCCTAAGAAAGGTGGTTGGCTTTGTACTTTTCAGTTGTCAGTATTGGTAGGCGGTTGCCTAAGGCCTCCGATATAACAAAAGGCCTCATTTTTGtattatgtttaaaaataattaattatgtaatgaagaagagagaagatgATCATTATGACCATaaacatgattttttatattatgtataaatctattttatgtGATATAAATGTTGAAAGCAATGCTAAAAAGTATATTTCTCTCTCACATGAAGTTTAGACATAGGAGTTTTAACTCTTCACTTTTCTGTGAGACTCCtagttttcttttatcatttatactctttatctctctttctttttactacttgtaaaaaaaaaaaaaaaatctctctttctttttactGCATCATAAGTATTAATACTTTCTATGGTAATTTTTATGGTTCTGCACAATACCATTAATTTTAGTCGGTTACGATTCCAAGTTTTGATCGCTTATCATAAGTCACTAGATATATTATTCTAAGctttatttttagattattttcCAAATGCATGGTTGTTTGTTTTAACCTTATTGTTGTATTTGAACAGATCATTTTTGAAGGGGTTTATGCTTTGCATCCTGATATTCGAAAATCACTCGACCTGTGGATTGCTGTTGTAAGGATGACTTCCTATTCAATCTTTGGAGCTTTAATTTTTCATGTCATCTTAATCTATTTCTTTATGTTCTAAAGTCATTTGATGAGAAAATCAGCTAACTCCTATATCTGGAAAAACAGGTTGGCGGTGTTCATTCACATTTGATTTCTCGAGTTCAAAGGGATAAAAGTAGAGTTGGGTGTTTTATGTCCCAAAATGAGATCATGATGGCAGTGTTTCCAATGTTCCAGCAGTACATTGAACCACATCTCGTTCATGCACATGTTAGTAGACTTGGAACCATATGGAATGTGTGTGTTTGTTTCCTTCTTGTATCATTTGTAAGTATAGCGAGTAGTTCAATGATTGCCAAGGTTTTAGATTGTTCTAGCATTTATTTGAGTCTGCTTATTTAGTATTTAAAGCTTCTTTACAATAAAATACACTACTTATATCGTATCTTATAAGATATTCATAAGGACAATACCTGCTGTGGAGGCAGTATCTTACCTTGAGAAATTGTCGTTCAGAATGGTTGTATCTTCTCtcaaaaacttctttttttgtttcttttgggaAAATATTTTTCGAGCTAGATGTTACTGCATCAAGTTAGTCATTATTTTATACTAAGTTGTTACTTGTAAGAGCTAACATTTTTGGTGCTACATCATGTTGCAGGTCAAAATTCGAAATGACTTTGATCCTGTCCTTTCCCCCGAGAGCTCGTTGTTTGTGTTGAAGAGTAATAAGCAAGTAAGCATATCTTTTGTGTAGTGTTGTTCAGGGTAGCTTGACCTCTTGCAATATATATTCCCTGACAGACTTCTATATTCCCAAACAAAAACAGGTTCCTTATCAagatattttgaaaattcttgATCCAGAGAAGTTTTGCAGTTCTGTCCAGAATTTTATTGACATATATTTGAGGCTTCCTGGAATTCCCACTAATGGGCAGTTGACAGAGAGTGACTGCATACGCGTCAGAATATGTGAGGGCAGATTTGCATTGCTGATTCGGGAGGTTTGTGGTGAAATGGCTTTATCCTTTTTAATAACTTTGCCTGAAACTGTAGATGCTCATTTTGTTGCTTATGAATTGAATTTGTTAGCCAATAAGAGAAGGGAACTTCATCATTCAACCCAAAGTGGATTTTGATATCAGCATCAGTACAGTTTCTGGTCTTATTAACCTTGGGTAAGCCACATGCGTAAGTTTATGCAATTTCCCCTAATTGTTGAGTATTTGGGCTATTCTCAGTTCACTACAGAGATTTCATGCATTTTTTGAAAGATGTGTGGTCgttgatgatgttattagttTCTTGGTGTGTCAAAAGTAAGGCAGCAATTAATTGGGATGAATATGCGCATGATGTTTCTTGTagtatcctttttttttataaggaaacAATTGTATCAatataataggcatagcccttGTACACAAGattgtatacaagagaaaaacctATTTAAGAAGGAGAAAAGGAAACAAGAAGATCATGCAGGTCTagaccattaaagtctatagctatGGCCCATATAAATAACGTTCTAACCAAAAAAGATCTAAGATCCTCCAAAGATCGCTAATTGTCTTCGAACGTCTCATCATTTTGCTCTTGCCATAAGCTCCATAGAATgcaaatagggatcatcttccacacggCTTTGGTTTGTGGAATGCCATCTAGATTTGTCTAACAGGCCAAAAGCACCTCCACTGTGGCGGGCATAACCCACGCTACCTCTAGTTTGCTGAACACCTCAACCCATAACACTCTAGCAATATCACAATGCAATAGAAGATGATCTACAGTTTCACCGCTCTTCTTGCACATGCAGCACCAGTCTACTATGGTCACCTCACGTCTTTGCAAATTATCTGTCGTCAATATTATTCCCAATGAAGCTTTCCATGCAAAGAAAGTCGCTTTGGGAGGCGCCTTATTATGCCAGATCCTCTTCCATGGAAACTGAGTGTTCTACACCTGTGTGAGAGACTTGTAGAACGATCGAACCGAGAATGTGCCTTTACTTGCTGGTACCCACCACAACTTATCATTTCCTTTGATGCTTGGTCTCACAGAATACAAAAGTcgaaagaattcatcaaaactACCAACCTCTTGGTCTTGAGCCGCCCTGCTAAAGATTATGTTCCACTTTATTTGATCCCCAGCTATCACCATAAGATTAGCCACTAAAGCTTCTTTCTCACATACCATTTTGAATACTGAAGGAAATAAATCTTTTGAGTGTATTATTACCACACCAGATGTCGCTGCAGAATTTTATTCTAGAACCATCTCCCAACACCAATCTAGTGTGACGAGAGAAACACCTCCCATCCCTGACTAATATGCTTCCACATCCATACTCTGTGAGGCCCATTTACCTCTCTACTGCTCCAACCCCCCCACCCACTTCCATATTTATgatcaatcaccaacttccataGAGCATCCGGTTCTATGTTATAACGCCTcaaccatttcccaagtaatGCCCTATTGTCTTGAGATTTCTAATACCCAACCCTCCTATGGGAAGTGGGGAACAAACCTTAGTCCATTTGACTTGCTAGAATTTAAAGTCATCTCCCATGCCACTCCAAAGGAAGTCCTTGAACAGTTTCTCAATCTGGCTCGCCACACATTCTGGAATTGGGAATAGAGATAAAAAGTTTGTTGGTAGATTAGAGAGAGTACTTTTGATTAAGGTGATCCTGCCCCCTTTCGACATATACAGTCTCTTCCAACCAGCCAGTCTACGCTCGATCTTCTCTATCACTGTATCCCATATTGTTACCGTCCTTGAGGCAGCCCCCTACGGTAGACCCAAGTAATTTATAGGTAAGGCAGCCACTTTGCATCCTAGAGTGTTAGCTAGTTGTCTGTTATTACGAACGTTATCAATTGGCACCAATTCAGATTTTTGGAAGTTTACTTTCAAACCTGATgctgcttcaaaacaaagtaggaCTACCCTCAGTGCCCGCAATTGGATTTGTTTAGTCTCATAGAATATAAGCGTGTCATCTGCAAACCAATGCCGAAGTAATTCTGCTCAATAGCTCCATAACAATAACAAAGAAGAGTGGAGACagtggatccccttgtctcagaCCTCACGAATTGTTGAAAAAGCCAATTGGACTACCATTTACCAACACAGAGAATCTCGCTGTTGAAATGCACAATCTAATCCTCGAacaccatctctccccaaaaccacacctcccaAGCAAGTAGATTAGgaaatcccaattaacatgatcatatgtaTTCTCCATATCTAACTTACATAGGATCCCTGATTTACTAGAATTTTTCGTGCTATCTAAACACTCATTGGCAATGAGGACTGAATGAAGGATTTGCCTTCCTCGTACAAATGCATTTAGGGGTTTTGTTATAATCTTCCCCAAGACCTCCTCTAGCTGGTTCACAAGCACCTTAGAGATAATCTTATACAATCCACTTATAAGACTAATGGGCCGAAAATCTTTGACATCTGATGCTCCAATCTTCTTAGGAATTAAAGCTATAAATGTGGCGTTGaggcttttttcaaacttgCCCGCCATGAATAGCTCCTGAAACACCATTAAGTTCCCTTTCACCActtcccaacaagtttggaagAAACCCATAGAAAATCCATTGGCCCCGGTACTTTGTCTTTGGCCATTTTCCTCACCACATCATGAATCTCCATCTCCTCGGAGGGCCTCTCCAACCTCGAGGAATCTTGTGGGTCTATAGAATCAAAAGCTAGACCATCAAGCTTGGGCCGCCAGCCCATTTGTTCTGTAAGCAAATGTTCAAAAAAATCAGCAACATGATCTCTAATTACAGGGGCCTTAGTACATGCTGCACCCTCTATATCCTAGGTGTATGAGGTTGGGATTAGAGGCCCAGCACACTTGTGAAGCTAGGAGAGATGCAAAATATCTTTTCAACCAAGTGCAATGAGAGTGAAGATTACCTGTATAGAGCGATGAGGTAATTATGGAATGAATTGTCTTCATTTAGGACTTAGTGTAAACCTGGTCCTTTACACCCCGCCATCAAAAGCTAATACATCTGCTTTACTCTGATGAATAAGATGGGCTTACCCACAATGAATTAATTCTACAAAAATATACAAGCTAAAATAtctgaattgaaaaaaaatacaagggtGTTTGCCCACCCCAAGGGGTGCTTCTATGGCCGCACCTATAGGGTGGCCGGACCACCCTTATGGCAGGACtagtttttttgaaaataatccTGTGTGGTGTAcccttttttgaaaaatagtggaaTCCTTATGTAACAAGAGACTTCTTATCAAAACAAACTTACAAATTGACGTGTCTCAATGTGAGACGTCAGATTTGCTATACAATAAAAGGAGCTTTACAATTTGACGtatcacatcagtttgtaaatttatttatatgggATTTCTTTGTAGACCAAGCATTTTTCATGTGACAATATATGTTCACATCTTGACAGTATATGCTCTCTTATAGAATGTGAAAGATCTACTTTCATTTAAGTTTAACCCAATCTTGACTAAATGTGGCTAGTGCTTTCTAGGTCGTTACATATATAGTATTGGAGTCACCTAGTAAGACTAGTCGTGATAGTGAAGCAGTGTGGGATATGGCCTTGATGAAGGCGTCAGTAATTTAAGAGGGGGAGCTTGTATCATTGGGAATATGAATAACCTGTGTCGAGTAGGTTAATTATAAATGTCGTCACGGGTGTCAAGTCCCACATTGGTTACTTATTAGGTGAAACTAGGGTTTATAAGTGATTCTAGGGAAATCTTGAATTGATTAGCCTTTATAAGGTTATAGCATGGATGTCGCTAGTGTTTTCCTTGGGTCGTTACAATATGGTGAGGGCCACCTAGGAAAGGAATATTTGAAGTAAAGTCATTTTTCTATGTGTTGTGTGCCCATGTTAGAGACCATTTCCcatgaaattttatttgaagCGTAAAGCCCCCCTAGAGTGAACTTCTTCACTTGGACTGCAGCTTTATGAAAGATTATTATTAGGAAATTGTTTTTTCAATACTTAATTGGTCGGTTGTAATTGATTTCAATGGAATGAGGTTTCATGAATTTCTTGAATCACTGAACTAGCACGCTCAGGTGGTCTTGTATgtcctgtatacttgggcttaTGACTAAGCTTACgattaataaaatcttgtttaccaataaaaaaaagattattattatttttttttaatcttttttttttttttttataagtaaattatTAAAGATTATTGCCCTGGATATCATGAGGAAGCGGGGCATCATAATGATTAATTGGTTTTTCATGTGCAAGAAGAAGGGGGGAAATTGGATCACCTTCTCTTGGGTTGCGAAGTTGCTAGCACCTTATGGGATTTTGGTTTGGCCTATTTGGGATAGATCGAATTATGCCTGCTTGGATGCTGAATCTTTGAACATGTTGGAAAGTACAGTTTGGTGGCCATCAGTACACTTTATTGTGGAGGATGATCCTCTGAAATGATTATGTACCTAGATGGGGAAGTTGTTTCATAAGATTGTCCTAGACAATGCTAGATGAATGTTGgtaaatattatattctcaATATCTTAGATTTATGAGGTTAAAAGCTGCCACTGCCATCATGGTGTCCCAGCTTTTGTTGAGAGTTGTTGACAAAGAGCTCATAAGAGCATCGTTAAGGAGACAAGGATTAGGACTATCCACTCCATCGTATGTTGTACCAGATGCTTACTTGTATGCCTTGTAAAGCCTACTAGACACCTAAATATACTCAACTTGTGTGGCAGAGAGTAACATGAATGTAGCCCTCCAGAGTTTGACTAACACTAACACCCAGTTGCAGGTTATGAACTTTCCCTGGCATTCCATTAGTGTGAAGCCCAGATCTTAAACCTCACTACGGAAAGAATTAAACTCTGTAAGCTTTTCAATTCCTAGGTTCTCCCACTTTAGAAAACACAACCtgtgcaatttattttttttgacttaGTGCACTATAAGGCACTGGTGCATTCAATGCATCATGGGCGTTGACGGGTGCTAGGGATTTGAACAGGGGACTTTCTGATGCTTACTAAGTCTTGCAGTGAATGGAATAAGTATGGTAGAGGTGAATAAGTATAATTAAGGTGCAATGAGTGTCAAGTCTCACATTGATTTGTTACTATGCAGAATTGGGCTTTATGCCGATTCTAGTGAGCTCTAATTGTAATCTTTGACTCGTGTTTTTGGAGTATAAACATAGATGTGGCTTGGGTTTTTCTTGTGTCGTTACGGTAGGTGTTTTTGAACTTCTTTGCTTGCTTCGTATTTGACAAAAGCTCCACCTggtagaactctttgtactgaGCATTCAGCTTGAACATAATTTAAAGCATTGTAATAGTTCACGAGTAGAAAGGGTTGAAAAACTAGTCAAGGGGAGTTCAAGGATGTCTGTGCATGCTACATTAGGACAAGTTTGACAAGATTCCCCCTCGCCCCCGGCACGAGACGAGTTAAAAATCAACTCTCaggtttattttgtttttatgatcCACCTTCTGTATGGATATGGAAATCAGTTCTTTTATGGTGAGTTAAAAGAAGGTCATTTTTTTACCGCACATCATGAAAACATGCCTGTGATCTTTTGTTAAAGAAGTAATTTCATTCCATGATTTTTCTGACTAGTTATTACCATTTAGATGCTCTCTTCTTTTCCATGCCTTAAGGAGATAATAGATTCACGTACTTGTctgttgttctctctctctctctctctctctctctctctctctctctcttttcatggCTGGTACTGTTTCAATGTCAGGTATCAAGCTGTAGCTTATATAGAAGCATCTGCATTCATTTATCAAGATGGAAAGGTCAGTTCAAGTTGTAGGAAGTTACTTTTTTGTGAAATGCATGTTTCTGGGGTGAAGTTCACTTGTGAAGCAATTAGGTTGAATTTCTTTCGAGTTTTTTTTCCATTCCTGATTTTACTGGTGGGATTTCATTCaatccaaaatttctttttcaatgtgTTACATCTTAATTTCTTGTGgttctgaaatttttttaatgtagcttaattacctataaaaaagagCTAGAGAAAACAATTTCATACCGTTAATGTTCTGGATGGCTACTGGTTTGTGACACAGGAAACTTTGTGATCAAATATCACACATCATGTACCTGCCCTTGCCCGGTGTGGAAATTTGTGGTTGCTTACATGTGGTGTGTGCATGCATTGACTAGTACCTATAACGACATAGATATCgcttgctctttattttaagtGTTTTCAGCTTTGAAAGAGGTCAGAAGGACAGTTTTAAGTAGGTTTCTATTGCTTATACTTACCAAAGACTCGCTGATTGCAATGATCTTGAGACTATATGATCTGcattattaattatcaaaaaataagtTCTACAATTATTGTAGTTGAGACTTCTGCGTTCAATTTGAAGGTTTAAACTTAAAAGGTTCATGAATTGTGCAATGATTTGCTCTCTATTTTTAAGTCAAGACTGGACCTCAGCCTATTATTGTTGCCATTTGCAGTAATGGAAGTGTGTTTCATTTTCTGTGGCACTAACGAGATCacttaattctcaagataaaaagggtttaCAATGGGTTCCTTCCAGATAATGTTACACAGTTTTACTAGACACTTGATATATGATGGCACTTAGGAGATGTTtgaggaatgagatgagatgagatgagaagagaaatcaatgaatagtagtgaaataagtagtttgtgaatagtagtgaaatgacttgagttaagatgttttattgggttttgcgcaaagagagaaaaaaaagttgaataaaaatattataaagttaaaatattgttagaatataatattttaatataatttttattttggaatttgaaaacgTTATAtggtttttttgtgttttgtttggaagtttgggtaagttgtaatgattagttaatgattagatgaaaaagttgaatatttggaattgaaaagtgtttgcgtttgagtgatgtttgagaaAGAAATGATAAGAAgctttgagatgagatggtttgtgttCCTAAACAAGCCCTTGATCTTCCTAAATGTGCTATGGTGTTCAACATTCAATAACATAATACTTTTCTTCTACATTCACTGTTTGACCCTACTTAATGGCATAGAATTTCATCTACACTTAATATATGATCCACCAATTCTTGATGCTTGAACAACTTACCTTCCTTACTCTGATTCACTGTTTGACCGTACTGAATGGCATGGAATTTCTAATTTAGTGTATATCTCTTCCTTTTCAGAGAAGGTTCTTCCAATATACAGGAACTTCAATATGTAATGTGAAATAAAGTTATACTTACATGAATTTATGAGTGgcctaattattattattatttttttgacaagtaaaaaTTTACTAATATTAAAAGAAGAATAGGTATTGCTCAAGTACATACTTATGTCTATTCCCTGAATTGAATCTGATTCATTCCTCCTGCTCTTGATGAGCTGATAATGGCAAAGCGTGATGTTTTCTACTATTATAAGATGTTTTTTCCCAGTTCTCTCTTGATATGTTAAAAGTTCGTCCTTcattcctttttcctttttaatcatCTCTGAACTGATAATGTCTATCTTGGTTGTCTTTTATAGATCCTGATTGAGGTTGATCATCTACAAGATGCTCCTAGTCCTTACCTACAAATTAAAGGTGTTAATAAAGAGGCTGTAGCTGCTGCTGGTTCTATGCTTGAACTGGATGGCTCATATACTACGAAGGTCTTGCCCCTACCACTTGAACAACATAGAATGTTTGTGTGCTTAGGTAGCAAGCTGCATGCCAGTAAATAAATCACCACCAGAACCAAATTGCATTATAATTCTGTCAGAATTTATTGATGCTTTTTGTATTTGTAGAGttatcttcaaataattttggaGAGATTACCAGCAATCGAAAGAAGTTCCAGTGGAATTAACCCTCAGCAAGCTGCAAGGCTGCAGGAACTCGTGGAATTTATTCAATCTCAGGTATCTTAGCGATGAGTAAATACGGATGATTGCCATTTGCTTCCAAAATTTAAACAACAGATAATATTCTTGGTTTAAATTTTAGGACCATGTCAAATACTATCTGCATAGCTTTTTCTGTGGACTCTGTACCGTTGCAGATTATGATCCCCAGATGCTGCAGAAATCTCCAAAACTAGTGGAAGTTCTCTTTCCTCCCTAATGGCCCAGGGCCCCAACATACACAGCCCCCACCCAACCCCAACCCACACTAACACTTCATCCCTATTTGCGTTAAGTGCAGATGCCATATTTGCTACATCTCTAATTGTTGGTTGAAATACTGTGGTGGACCAACAGGGTAGCAGTTCTGCTTCAGAATCCTCACCATGTCGGGAGGTATCTCCAATAGATGGGATTATCGAAGACATGCAATCCAGGATTAAAAGGCTTGAACGGTGGCACACCATCAATACGGTAAGTGCAACACCTTTTCTCATATTGTCTACTTctctaaataattttattgcttttttcCGATTATATTCCCTGCTGAATATCGTTTTGCAGGTGCTTTGGACCTTCCTGATGTCTGCCCTTGTCGGTTATTCACTTTACCAAAGGAAGCGCCAATAATGGCGTTTTTAACTTTGAAGATAGTTTACACATTCTATCATAGTTCATTTCTCCATACGGTCTTGAAAAGAGCCTTAATCTCCTTCCATAGGTGCTAATTAATTTATGGAATCATTGAGTTCTCAAAGAATCTTCCCAAATTTAAATCCCTTTACATTTGGTGTTGCATTTTAAAGCCTACTGTATAGTTACTCCCTTCACggaattaaatctatttaaagGAAATGAGAATTAAGTGAAGAATGTAGAGCAAACATTGAGCTTTTCTTTGCTTCCTTTTCTTGGTTGGGGGAGGGGGATGAGATAAATTACTGGTAccattttttcaattcattcaaGTATTTATTAGTTGATCCATTTATATCATCATATACTCAAGTCAGATATAGTGCCATAAAAGATTATCCATGGCGGACGGAC contains:
- the LOC122308997 gene encoding uncharacterized protein LOC122308997 isoform X8; this translates as MDDEVVQRVFQEGGRDYFQQQPSTSASSSSSSILQSLPLHVSFDHGYYLLVKSIQELREKKGIVTVGIGGPSGSGKTSLAEKVASVIGCTVVSMENYRVGVDEGNDLDSIDFDTLVRNLEDLTKGKDTLIPVFDYQQKRRVGSKSIKSASSEVIVDGTYALHAKLRSWLDIRVAVIRINNSYVSSFREAIYKLKCRHESPDGHAAYAFQGNDPQTDNFIEMYLRPPSASEEARINDWIKVRQSGIRYYLSLGDQRIVDKIYIIRPKAEFEVGRMTLGGLLALGYTVVVSYKRASTSVNNGNLSLSLETIDTLGETFMVLRGTDRKTVGEEALRMAINGPWITKSYLELILDRKGVPRLNSPPPLFNTSPTSNQERVIVTPRPIRVTSSNLATRIEDLSQPWTRSPTKSKMEPVVAAWHFISLDPSHSDRSVVDPASFRDTIKLAPMPDSYDLDRGLLLSVQAIQALLENKGLPVIVGIGGPSGSGKTSLAHKMANIVGCEVVSLESYYKSEQVKDFKYDDFSSLDLSLLSKNIGDIRNGRRTKVPTFDLETGARSGFKELEVSEDCGVIIFEGVYALHPDIRKSLDLWIAVVGGVHSHLISRVQRDKSRVGCFMSQNEIMMAVFPMFQQYIEPHLVHAHVSRLGTIWNVCVCFLLVSFVKIRNDFDPVLSPESSLFVLKSNKQVPYQDILKILDPEKFCSSVQNFIDIYLRLPGIPTNGQLTESDCIRVRICEGRFALLIREPIREGNFIIQPKVDFDISISTVSGLINLGYQAVAYIEASAFIYQDGKILIEVDHLQDAPSPYLQIKGVNKEAVAAAGSMLELDGSYTTKSYLQIILERLPAIERSSSGINPQQAARLQELVEFIQSQGSSSASESSPCREVSPIDGIIEDMQSRIKRLERWHTINTVLWTFLMSALVGYSLYQRKRQ